In a genomic window of Phaeodactylum tricornutum CCAP 1055/1 chromosome 6, whole genome shotgun sequence:
- a CDS encoding predicted protein, translated as DKADVSLITLTSRTFDGAISDGNVWLIEFYAPWCSHCTSFLPTYIEIAEEFHKSDKRIKVAKINGSEEKALASRFDVYGFPTFYVIVGWSVYSFEGQRTKQNLIKF; from the coding sequence GACAAAGCAGACGTGTCATTGATCACACTGACATCACGGACATTCGACGGCGCAATCAGCGACGGCAATGTTTGGTTAATTGAATTTTACGCGCCCTGGTGTTCACATTGCACCAGCTTTTTGCCAACCTACATTGAAATTGCGGAAGAATTTCACAAATCAGACAAAAGGATCAAGGTAGCAAAAATAAACGGCAGTGAAGAGAAAGCGCTGGCATCAAGATTCGATGTTTACGGGTTCCCGACTTTTTATGTCATAGTCGGTTGGAGTGTGTACTCCTTTGAAGGACAGCGGACGAAGCAGAATTTGATAAAGTTT
- a CDS encoding predicted protein, whose protein sequence is MFRPTKRQRLEAPPSWLDNEALNSVASPFAAQPTLKTAIVSQFTKELFLERFQKEIRDRFCFSLSSQLLVDPGSNRPLYDIELWRGILKGRIAFGDNAVTRILEAASYQETQAPQLIVMATDLQPPTQLAHIPILCRQLATCRHVHIPLMLLPGPSSLELGKLLGTRRVSVLAFMPRYKGNDSMDLEERRDHADAYVHDAVDSFVAFISSKKAP, encoded by the coding sequence ATGTTCCGTCCCACGAAGCGGCAAAGACTGGAAGCCCCGCCCTCATGGTTGGATAACGAGGCTCTCAATTCTGTAGCGTCACCCTTTGCGGCCCAGCCGACGCTGAAGACTGCTATTGTATCCCAATTCACTAAAGAGCTCTTCCTGGAACGATTCCAGAAAGAGATTCGTGACCGTTTCTGCTTTTCACTGTCGTCCCAGCTGTTGGTTGACCCTGGGTCGAACCGCCCATTATATGATATCGAGCTGTGGCGTGGTATCCTGAAGGGGCGGATTGCGTTTGGGGATAACGCCGTGACGCGGATCTTGGAGGCAGCTTCGTACCAAGAGACTCAGGCTCCCCAACTCATAGTCATGGCGACAGATTTACAACCACCAACGCAGCTTGCGCATATTCCAATCCTATGTCGTCAGCTTGCCACCTGTCGACATGTGCACATTCCTCTCATGCTTCTTCCGGGACCGTCTTCGCTGGAACTAGGGAAGCTTTTGGGAACACGTAGGGTTTCTGTCTTGGCATTTATGCCGCGCTACAAAGGAAATGATTCCATGGACTTGGAGGAGCGACGGGATCATGCGGATGCCTACGTCCACGACGCAGTTGACTCGTTCGTAGCGTTTATTAGCTCAAAGAAAGCGCCATAA